In Eleginops maclovinus isolate JMC-PN-2008 ecotype Puerto Natales chromosome 19, JC_Emac_rtc_rv5, whole genome shotgun sequence, the sequence AATATAGTCAATTCAATATTAACTTATCTCTCATATACTTTTGGGTAGTAGCGTGAGTAGATGGCTTAAGCGTGGTTAACCATAACTCACGTTATCTAGGAGTGTAACAATTACAGAAAGCGACCAACTTTAACAACTTAACCAAATCAATCACTTATATCTCACATTAGCTCACTAGCTACTCGTTTAATGTTGCCTTATCGTTTTCACGTGTAGGTTAGTGTACATCTGCACGCACCGGGGGTGAACGTAACGTAACATTTAACGTTCGCTTGAAATCTCAAACCTCGCTCAGATAAAGCTTAAATTATCAATTTCAACagtaaatattattaatttaaatattgcagTCTTTGTTGCTTTAAATATATCATATTTGTGTGAGCTAACCTTCAGTTGAGTGCTGGTTCCGTGGTGATACACAACTGTCGTTAGACCAACACGGAAGATATTTAATGTGACACCACGCTGcaccttcaaaacaaaagctccACCAGGATATACAGGAAGGAAAGCAAAGCGATCTCGACATTTTTTCCTATATACCTCCTTCTCGTAAATATCCTAAGGTCATTTTGTGCCTTATAAAGCATTTTTGGTGAATATTTCAACGAATCATCGCTTTTTTGTGTGGTGAAGAGCGTAGGGTTTGCCacatccttcctctctcctccggGATACTGGACAACGCTCATGCATCTGGATGAACATCGTGCAGTAATGTCTCATTTTTATTAGGAAATTTAAACTGGCCACTGACAACAAGCCTCGCCGTCTGCATCATGGTCAACCTTTGCTGCCTTTGCTGCGGTGAAATCCCTCAACCCCGCCCCCCTCTGTCCAGCCAGGCGGGTCCACCTCGGGATCCCCGCtccgtgcagcagcagcagcccgcTGGCTCCGGCCCAGACGCCGTGGAGCTGAAGGGGGCGCAGAAAGGGGGAGCAAGACAGCTAGAGCAAGTGAAGAAAAAGGAGTGAGTTTATAATCTGTCTGTGACATGCCAAAAAGTGCAGCATGCTCTCCTCCGATCCGGACTCTGCGGAGGACACGGCGGTCAACAATGCTCCCAATgaggctgaggaagaggagcaggaggatgaGCAGGACTCATCGGCAGAGAGTGATGTCCCAGAGGAGGTAGGTTTAGACATGTCTCACGTTCAATTTGGAATAAAAGCCTTAAAAACATCAGCTAAGAATAGTTCTGATTACTTTTACTAATTAAAATCCATTCTGAATCATAAACATTGCTGTTGTGCATTACAAATAAGCCCAATAGTATATGCAGGTTCATTAAGCTTATTGTACAAAATTCCTAAAAGAAATtgcacattttgatttaaatcctATGCATTATGATTTATGTGCCCTCTGGAAACATAAATCCTTTATTGACATCCTCTCAGTGCAATGTTTCCACCTGCAGCCAAAAAGCCTCTCTGCTCGTCAAAAGAATCCATTGGGACACTAGAATCCAGTGATATGGAAAGATACTATCTTAATGCATGCATTTTATTCCTACAGAAAAtcctaaatatttttttaacaaagtcATATCCATGATTTTAAGTGGTGATCTTTAaatgcatgtctgtgtttgctTCTTCATGCCCTAAGTCTTTACTTTCATGGAGTTATTACTTTGATTTCATCTGGGGGACTTGCTCTGTGCAGCCAGCCATGCACAGATAGTAAGAGAGCATGAGTTGTCTTACATCAGATCCAGTGTCCATGTAACTGCTAAatcctactttttttttactgcagatTAGATTAAAGTAGCATTCAATTTGGTTACAAACAACTTGTGTCTTTTTCGCAAATGTATCATCTTCCTGCATTTTAGTTAAGttagtttaattttaaatgGAAGGGTGAGTTTTGCACTTAAAAACATGATATAACAACATCATCCAACAGTGTGACAATCTGTACGGTCTGTATTCAGGAAGCCTGGACTACTGGAAAGTCCACCCCCCTGGTACTCAAGAAGTGCATCCCTGTTTGCTGCATAAATAACTGAGGTGGAACCAGCAAAGTGACATCCCCACCCCTGTGTCAGCGCAGTAATGGATGGGCTGGTTGTCAGCATAAATTGCTTCACTCCATAAAACACCAGAGGTTGCCTACAAGAACACAGGATATCATGAGGACCATAGCCACCactagaataaaaaatatatcataaagTCGTTTcaagaagaaaagaaatgtgaaggtggaatcacatttattttgaatcccCAAACTAGCTTCCTTGCAGATTCACACATTAAATGTTGCAATGGTTTGATCTCTGTAATCATAAAAGGTTACGCTAAAGCTTGTTTAACAGTTAGTGTTACAGATCAAATAGCTTTAGGCCAGTTTGCCTAATGGGACAATTAAACTTGTGGTCAGTATTGCAAGTGTGAGcagtttctgtttctctgcccTGAGCTATCCACCAAATACTCAGCAGAGTAAAGTAATACaatgtttgaatgaaaatgttcaaaaagatgACTAATGCAGCAGAAGGCCCCGAGATagttcaaaatacaaatagttaAGGAAAGTACAAGTAAATAAATTTGAgccaaaattaaattaaaatatatataatactgAGTCAAAACtgtgatggacatttttcactattcCTGACATTAATTGATGAATCAGTAAACAACCAGTAGATCGATAATGGAAATGGCATTTAGTTGCCGGACTAATTTTCTACCATGGGTTTTCCTTTCGAACGGGTTTATGATGATgttgtataatatatacaagTGTTTCCCTGAGATATTAATGTGACAAATTTGGTAGTACATCTCTCCCTCAGGCAATATCAATTCAATTAATTTCAGAGATAGATGTGTGAAAACCCCTTAgtgaatgtttatttatgtcaaCTGCTTTGACTCACAGCCTCAAAGGGACACCACGTAGTTGAGTGAACTCCACTGCGCTTTCTTTAGTTGGATTTACTTTCTGCTTAGGTATGGAAAAGCCTGGCCAGTCCAACCACGTTCATTTGCATTACTACTGTTTTTTATCGCCAAGTTTCATGGCCTCATTGCTGTAAGTGCATTTTCCTCAttactctttttctctctgcagcagcgtCCAGTGAAGCAGTCCCTCGGTGCTTGTGTGTGCCGGGAGTCCCATTGGCGCTgcctgctgctctctctgctcaTGTACAGCTGCCTGGGCGCCGTGGCCTGGTGCCAGCTGACCCGGGTCACCAAAATCAGCTTCAACTCCGccctcacctcctccttctctgcctccttcacctcctccctGCGGGGCGCCTCTGGGATGGGTGTTAGCGGAAACTCGATGATCTACCACGACAGCCCCTGCTCTGACGGCTACATCTACATCCCTCTGGCCTTCCTGCTCATGCTCTACGTCTTATACATGGTGGAGTGCTGGCACTGCAGAGCAAGGAGCGAGCTGCAGAGTAAAGCAGACGTAGACACAGTGTACGAGCGTGTGCTACGCATGAGACAGGCCCAACCTTGCATTTGGTGGAAAGCCATTAGCTACCACTTTGTCCGTCGGACCCGTCAAGTAACTCGATATCGCAATGGAGATGCCTACACCACCACACAGGTGTACCACGAGAGGGTGAACACACATGTGGCCGAGGGGGAGTTTGACTTCGGCCGCTGCGGGATGAAAGATGTATCACGTGACCTCAGGGGATTGGAGGGACATCCAGCGACTCGCCTGCACTTCACAAAATGTTTCAGCTTCACAGAGGCCGGGCCAGAAAACGATTACCTCAACCAGAGAGCAAGGTTCTTCTCTGAAATCGAGGGTTTGGACGATTACATGGAGGCTAGGGAGGGCATGCAGTTGAAGAATGTGGACTTCAGAGAAAACCTGATAGCCTATGTGGACCCTGACAGGTTGCCTTGGTACAGCTCGCAGATGGCCTTCTGGCTGGCAGCTCTGCTCATGTTGTCATGGCCTCTGAGAGTGCTGATAGAGTACCGCACTTCTTATGTGCACTACCGCATAGAGAAACTATTCGGGTTAGAGTACAGCCCGTCTCCTCTCGATGAAGACAGGCCTAATACTGGGTGTGTTATTCCCAGAGTAGACACACTGGACAGCACTGAGATGGAGTGGCACATACGCTGTAACCGGCAGGTGATCCCTAGCTACTCTGAGGCCATGCTGATAAACATGAGCACTGCCGACTCTAACTCCTTACCAGACACTGAATGCACCTCCTCCTCAAACTGCTTCCTCCTCGAGAGCAGCCAGACTGCTCAGAGTTACGGCGCCCTGCAAAGCCAGGAGGACTGCGAGCAATGCAGGGAGCCGACAGGAGCAGGGGATGGTGGAGGCgatggaggaggtgatggaggcaggaggaggaccCTCACCagctccagctgctcctccatCTTCTCTTGCCGGGGAGCACTGCTACATTCCCACCTCTCCTCGGACACCTCCCGCTTCTCTCTCTGCCGCATGTACGGCTCCCACCGCACCATAGCTCTGTGGAGGAGCCGCAGCAGCACCCTGACTGACCCGTGCTGCGTGGACGAGCAGTGCTGTAGGTCCGACTCCAGCCAGCTGGCACTCAGTGACAGTCCGCCAACCTATAGGGATGCCCGCTTCTTCCCTGTGCTGATCGTGCACCGGTCTGAAGGCTGTGGCGGCGAGGACGGGAGGGAAGTGAGGCGATATTACATACGGAGAGGGTCTTCCTGTGTAGAGA encodes:
- the si:dkey-13p1.4 gene encoding transmembrane protein 151B, which codes for MLSSDPDSAEDTAVNNAPNEAEEEEQEDEQDSSAESDVPEEQRPVKQSLGACVCRESHWRCLLLSLLMYSCLGAVAWCQLTRVTKISFNSALTSSFSASFTSSLRGASGMGVSGNSMIYHDSPCSDGYIYIPLAFLLMLYVLYMVECWHCRARSELQSKADVDTVYERVLRMRQAQPCIWWKAISYHFVRRTRQVTRYRNGDAYTTTQVYHERVNTHVAEGEFDFGRCGMKDVSRDLRGLEGHPATRLHFTKCFSFTEAGPENDYLNQRARFFSEIEGLDDYMEAREGMQLKNVDFRENLIAYVDPDRLPWYSSQMAFWLAALLMLSWPLRVLIEYRTSYVHYRIEKLFGLEYSPSPLDEDRPNTGCVIPRVDTLDSTEMEWHIRCNRQVIPSYSEAMLINMSTADSNSLPDTECTSSSNCFLLESSQTAQSYGALQSQEDCEQCREPTGAGDGGGDGGGDGGRRRTLTSSSCSSIFSCRGALLHSHLSSDTSRFSLCRMYGSHRTIALWRSRSSTLTDPCCVDEQCCRSDSSQLALSDSPPTYRDARFFPVLIVHRSEGCGGEDGREVRRYYIRRGSSCVETDL